Sequence from the Nitrospirota bacterium genome:
GTTAAATTAATATCCTCATCGGCAAGTGAAGGTGATGCCGCAAGCAGCCTTCCGTTCATCAGCACCTGGTAGTAATGTCCCGAGCGCGGGATGGAATACGCCCCTGCGATGATCTCGGAGAGTTCAAGCTCTATCCTGCCGTCTTCTTCGTGAAGTAAACCCGTAATGACCTGAAGCTGCGAATGGAGCGCCCGGTCAACAGAGGCAAAGATGATCCGCTCTACCTCATGATAGAGGAACAGACTGACGGTAATAAGCAGAATGGACGTCAAACTGAGGAACCAGAAGAATAACCTGCCCTTGATGGATTTGGGGAATATCTTCACTTACTCCTTTTCCAGGACATAGCCTGCGCCTCTTACCGTTCGAATAAGCTGTTTGCCGCGTCCCTTGTCAATCTTGTTTCTCAGATAGTTGATATAGACGTCTATCACGTTGCTGTCAAGATCAAACTCCGAATCATAAATATGCTCGGTAAGTTCGGTCCTGCTTATTACCTTGCCGGTGTTGAGCGCGAGATATTCAAGCAGTTTATATTCGGTTGAAGAAAGTTTGATCTCCCTGTTGCCTCTCTTTACGGTCATGGAGTTCATGTCTATTTCGAGGTCGCCTATACCGATGGTTGACGAGGGTTTGCTCCTGCTTCTTCTTATAACGGCCTTCAGTCTTGCAAGCAGCTCTGAAAAATCAAACGGCTTTGCAATGTAGTCGTCCGCCCCGGTATTCAACCCCTTTATCCTGTCATCAACTTCCCCTCTCGCCGTTATCATAAGGACCGGCACGGCTACTTGTTTTGCCCTGATCTTTTTCAGGACTGTAAGCCCGTCCATTTTGGGAAGCATGATATCAAGAAGGATAGCGTCGTAAGAATATGTCTCTGCCATGAAAAGCCCTTCCTCGCCGTCAAAACATAATTCCACAACAAAGCCGTTTTCTTCAAGGCCCTTCTTCAGTATCCCCGCTAATTTCTTCTCATCTTCTACTATAAGTAAACGCATAGGATTTGGAACAAAGTCTGCACAGGCAGTCAGGCATTTTGCCTGGCTGCCTGTGCAGGATGTTTTTAGTCCTCAAGCTCTATCTTGATAGCCGCATTGGTGTCGCTGTTGATCTTGACCTCCACGATCCATCCTGTCTGAAGGTCGGTAAAACAGGCTTCGCCCTGACCCATCATGCCCTGTGTGTATTTGCACACTGTGTTATCAGTGACAGTGATCGGGGCCGGGGCCGTGTCTAATGTGAAATCGGCTGCGCCTTTAGTAGCAACCTTTCCTTTGAGTTCCCTGTTCTGGTGCGTTTCACCTTCATCGCTGCCGGAATCAGAACCTTCACAATCCGATGATGATGATTTAGCTTCTATCTTGGTTGCAGTGATTGTAGTTGTTGAAGACAGATCATCGGATGTCTTTATTTCGAGACAAGTATTGAGGGTGAGGGCATTCAGGCAGTTCGCCGCGCCGGAATAGTTTATATCATTCACTTCGCAGATCGTGCTGCCCGTGAGGTTAACCGTAAAATCCGTGCTCATGTGTTTGACGGTTATACTGTCAGCCCCGACATTAGTCAATGTCCCGTGCAGATCAAATTCCGAAGCCTCTATCTCGCTTTCAGATGTAATCGGCTGCATCTTTACTTCTGTTATACACCACGAAGATGTATCAGCGGGACTTGTACACGAATACTTTTTTACCTCAAACTCTTTAAGGACAAAATCAACCACGAGCTTATCTGAGCTCAATGGCTGGACCCTGCCGTTAAACCTTATGAAGCATTTATTGCTGCCATCTGCCGGGCACTGCACTGTATCAGGCTTGTTTGGCTTTTCATCCATGTCGGAAAAGAAAGCGTTATGAGCAACGCCGCTGTTGTCCGTTATGCTTGCCATGTTCCCGATGATGATCTCAAGCCTGTTAAATGTCCCCGCAGGGAAGGTGGCAGTTGTTATTAACTGGAGAACACCGTTAAGCTTTGCAAGGTCAACTGAAAGCCCCGTTGCATTTATGTAGAGGTTCTCCTTGGTTGTACAGTCATTGTCAGAACACAGATTGATCTCATAAACAGTTACCGTTATCGCGGGGAACTGGTCTGCCGGGTCATCCGTTAAAAACACCCCGACGCTTTTCGCCCCTGCTGAACTGTTTGAGCCTCCGCCTGAACCTGAGCCGCCTCCGCTGCCTCCGCCGCTACAGTACGCAAGTATCAATGCAACACTTATTGCCCCTAACAGCAAAAGCATTTTTTTTCCTTTGGTAATCATGTTATTAACCTCCTGAATTTTTTCTGCTCAGCATTGAGCATTTTTTATGTGATGCATTTCCCGGCGAACAGAGATCACGCCTCACTTCCTGGCCTTTTTGATCTCGATCTTATCCGCGGAAAACCCTTTCCCTTCATGTCCGCCCTTCACCTCAATATATGCGCCTGTCTCAGCCTTTCCGTGGTCCTCCTCAATCAGGGTATCGGATGTGACCAGTATCTCTCTCCCGTTCACTATCCAGGTCCCTATTAACCCCTTTGGGAGTTCCTCTATCGTACCGTAGAGCTTGCTTTCATATCTCTTATGATGTTTATGCTCTTCGTCATCATTGCTGCCGAACACAACCCCCGCAGTCAAAGCAACTATCAATCCGATAGACAGAACAGCTGATAAGACCTTCAAAGCATCACCTCCTGTTTCTTGTTCTTATTCTGAACTGCATTCCTTGTCATACCTTTTATAAAAATGATTATATCAAACCAAGATTAAAGGAAGATTAAAATCTTACGTCCCGCAGGGAAACAACTTTCCTAACGCATTGTATTTTAGTTTAAAACGCAGCTATAGAAAACCATAACGGGGTTTACAGAAAAGTCAAAAAAGAAATATGATACAAAATGCTGAAACCGTTTAAGGCCGACCTCCACATCCACACATGCCTCTCCCCGTGCGCCGACCTTGAAATGAGCCCATCCGCTGTAGTAAGAACGGCGCTTGAAAGAGGCATAGACATCATCGCTATCACCGACCATAATTCAGCGGAAAATATAATCGCCGCCCGGAAGGCCGCTGAAAATTCAGGACTGACAGTGCTTGCCGGGATGGAGGTAACATCCTCGGAGGAAGCGCACATCCTTGCGCTCTTTGATGATGCTGAAGGAATTATGAAATTACAGGATATCGTGTACGACAATCTGCTGCCGGGAGAGAACGACGAAAAACTCTTCGGCGAGCAGATAGTTGTAAATGAAAAAGACGAGGTCATGGATTTTAATAAACGCCTGCTCATCGGAGCGACATCATTGCCCGCAAAGACAATCGTTGACACGATACACACTTTAGGCGGCATTGCCATCGCTTCGCACATTGACAGGGACGCCTTCAGCATCGTATCACAGTTAGGCTTCATTCCTGAGGATTTAAATTTTGACGCGCTTGAGATGTCGCCAAGGACCGACAGGGGGAAAGCTGTGCTTTTATATAATGACTACGCCTCATTTGCTTGGACAACTTCCTCGGATGCACACTGGCTGAAAGACATCGGAGAAAGAACAACCACCTTCCTCATAAACCGGCCGACACTGGAGGAGATGAGACTGGCCATGAAAAACATTGACGGAAGAAAGGTGGAGTGGGGGTAATCATGCAAGACCTTTCATTACACATCCTCGACATCGTTGAGAACTCGATAAACGCAAGCGCCACAGAGATCGGGATAAAGATCGTTGAAGACACCAAAGTAAATATTCTCTCCGTTGAAATAAGCGACAACGGCAGGGGCATGGATGAGGAGATGCTGAAAAAGGTCCATGACCCTTTCTTTACCACAAAGTGCAAGCGGACAGGCCTGGGCATCCCGCTGCTTGCGCAGTCGGCAAAGGAATGTAATGGTGATCTGACTATAAAAACGGGGTCGGGCATAGGCACAACGATCAGCGCGCGTTTTCAGTTTGACCATATCGACAGGAAGCCTCTTGGAGATATCTGCAAGACAATGATCGTCCTGATCGCCTCGAATCCTGATGTTGATTTCATTTATGAGCACAGGAGAAATGATGAATCTTACGTCCTGAATACCTCTGAAATCAAGAAGGAATTGGATGATGTTCCGATCAATTTACCCGATGTGATAAAAATTATTAAAGATGATATAAGCGCATGGTTAATTAGTACAAACATTATGATACAATAGGCTCGAACGTACCATTAATTAAATCAGCACATATTATTTTACCTATGGAGTCAGGCAAAAAAATATATATGACGAAGGGGGCTGTATGGAAAAAGGCAGAATATTAGTACTCGATGACGATCCTGTTGTGACCCTGAGCTGCAAGAGAATACTCGGCGCAGAAGGCTACAGCATTTCAACTGTCGAAAAAGGAGAAGACGCCCTCAATAAACTCGCCAAGGAAGATTTCGACCTCCTCATCTCCGACGTAAGACTGCCTGATATCAGCGGCATGACCGTGCTCAAAGAGGCACGGGTCATCAAGCCGAAGACGGACGTTGTAATAATCACCGGCTATCCCACGCTCGAAGACGCAAGGGAATCCACAAGGCTCGGCGCTCATGAGTATATTGAAAAGCCCTTCACGCCTGATTTCATGATCAATGTCGCAAAGAAGATCTTCGACACAAGGGGCTGGATCCTCAGGCAGGCGTTCATCGACGAGTTCAGGGATTCCGTCACCCCGCTGAGGGACCAGGAAAATCCGGTCATCTTTTATAAGGAAGGGACCTGGGCAAGGCCCGTCAAGGACGGCATGTGGGAGATCGGCTGCGATCTCAGATACTGGATGTTGGCGGGAAATCTCATGTACGTTGATTTAATGAAGGACATAGATAAACTGGAAGCGGGGAGGCCCTTCGCAAGAATTTACTCAAGCGGCGGACAGGGGAGCGAACTGCTTTCTCCGATGAACGGGGAAATAACTGAAGTCAATACAAAGGCGAACGATGTAATGGTCGCTCTATTGAAAGACCATTTGTCCGAAGGCTGGCTCCTGTGGCTTGCAAAAGTATTGCCGATAGGAAGTTAGCAACAAGTAACTGAAGTTATGAAGTTGAGAGGGTGTGAAGTTGAGACTTCTTATCTTCTCAATTTCTTAACTTCATAACTTCTATAATATTTCTGTATTCTTGAAAGTTAGGGAGGCTTTTGATGGCAGACAATCTGAAAATCCTTGTCGTTGACGATGAGCCTATTGTTATAAAAAGCTGCGTGGCCGTGCTCAAGGCCGAAGGATATAACATCGAAGGTACGCTGAGCGGAAAAGACGCGATACTCAAGATGGAGCAAAACCCCTACGACCTCGTTTTCACTGACCTGAAGATGCCTGAAGTTGACGGCATAACCCTTATCAGATGGATCAAGCAAAAAAGACCTGACACGGGGATAGTGATAATCACAGGCTATCCTTCGCAGGACACGATCAAAGACGCGCTTGAATTAGGCATTATTGATTACGTTCCGAAACCTTTTACCCCGGCAGTGCTTCTTGACGTGACCCAAAGAGCGGTTGAATGGGTAAAAGGAAAAGTCCCTGTAACAGAGGAAGTCAAAGAAGAATTCCCGCCTTCCATGATCCAGGAAATAGACAGGGTGATAAAACAGTATAAAAATAAACCCGGCAGTTCGATACCCGTGCTGCAGCGCTGCCAGCAGATAGTGGGTTATCTCCCTCCTGTTGTGCAGAAACGCATCGCAAGGGGTTTGAATATAACCCCTGCTGAGATCCACAGCATTGTTACCTTCTATTCCTTTTTCACAATGAAGCCCAGAGGCGACCACAACATCAGGATATGCCTCGGCACTGCGTGTTACGTTAAAAGGGTTGAAGAAGTCCTGAACAAGATAAAAGAAGATTTGAAACTGGAAGTCGGCGAAGTGACTTCGGACAAAAAATTCTCTCTGGAAACAGTCCGCTGCCTCGGCGCGTGCGGCCTTGCGCCTGTCATGGTCATTGATGATGAGACCTACGGCGCAATGAGCCCGAAGAAAGTGCCTGAGATCATCGAACAGTATAAATGAAAAAATATCCGCAGATGACACAGATGAACACAGATTGTTATTTGGATATTGGATAAATGTGAAACACGAATGTATGTCATTCCCGCAAGTGAAGCGCATCGGGAATCCTTCTTAAAGAAAGATTCCGGACAAGCCGGAATGACTGATACAGTTTGTAAACAATAAATATTTTATCTGTGAAATCTGCGTAATCTGTGGACATAAAGGAGTCAACATGGCGAGATTAACCATTGAGGACCTAAAGAAGATAAAGGAAAAACAGCACGCCACCTTCACTCTCAGGGAAGGCGGATACAGGGCGAAGGTCACAGTCCACATGGGCACATGCGGGATCGCCGCCGGAGCGAGAGAGATCATGGCGGCCCTGCTTGATGAAATAGCCCAGTCAAAGGCTGAAGACATAATTACAACAACCTCAGGCTGCGCTGGGCTTTGCGCGCGCGAGCCGATGATAACCGTTGAGGTGCTGAACAAACCGCCGGTGAAATACGGCGACCTGACAGCAGAAAAGCTGAGAGAGATATTTAAAGAGCACGTTCTGGGCGGCAACCCTGTAGAAAAATACGCGCTGGTTGCAGGAAGTGAAACAACGTATTAAAAGCAGGGCTTAGGGGTCAGGGATTGGGGATTGGTTTTTCACTAACCCCTAAGCCCTAACCCCCAACCCCTATTCTCAGAGGAGATTGTAATGGAAAAGTATCGTGCAAACTTACTAATGTGTGCGGGAACAGGCTGCGTAGCAAGCGGGACCCCCAAGGTAAAAGCTGCCTTGCAGGAAGAGCTGCAGAAGAGGGGGCTTGCCGATGAGATAAAGATCGTACTCACCGGGTGTAACGGGTTCTGCGCTGAGGGGCCTGTCATGCTCGTTTATCCTGATGAGATTTTTTACCAGAAGCTCACCGTTGAAGATATTCCAAAGCTTGTTGAAGAACATTTTCTTAAAGGGCGTCCTTATGAAAAATTGATGTTCAGGGAGCCGGAGAAAAAGTCGGCGATCCCCCTGATGAAGGACATACCGTTCTTCAAACACCAGGTGCTGAGGGTCCTGAGAAACAAAGGTTTGATAGACCCTGAAAGCCTTGACGAATACATTGCAAGGGACGGCTACATGGCTGCCGCAAAGGCCCTCCATGAAATGACGTCAGCGGACATAATAAAGGTCATGAAAGACTCAGGGATCAGGGGGCGCGGCGGCGCGGGATTTCCAACGGGAATGAAATGGGATTTCGCATCAAAGTCGGTTGCGGACCAGAAATTCATGCTATGTAACGGAGACGAAGGAGACCCCGGCGCGTTCATGGACAGGTCGGTCATGGAGGCAGACCCGCATTCGGTAATAGAGGGAATGATGATAGGCGCAAAGGCCATTGGCGCGAGCAAGGGCGTTATTTATGTAAGAGCTGAATATCCGCTGGCGGTAAAGCGCCTGCAATTGGCAATAGACAAATGCCGCGAGGCGGGACTGTTAGGAGAAAATATTCTCGGCAGCGGCTTTAACTTCGACCTTGAAATATATCTTGGCGCCGGTGCGTTCGTATGCGGTGAGGAGACCGCGCTCATGCGCTCAATTGAAGGCAAGCGCGGGATGCCGAGACCAAGACCGCCCTTCCCTGCCCACAAAGGTTTATGGGACAAGCCTTCGGTCCTGAACAATGTCGAAACCCTCGCCCAGGTAGCGCCGATCATTCTGAACGGGGCTGATTGGTATAAAACCCTGGGCACTGAAAAAAGCACCGGCACAAAAGTATTCGCCCTCACCGGCGACATCAGGAACGTGGGCCTTGTCGAGGTCCCGATGGGGATCCCGCTGAGGACCATAATTTATGACATCGGCGGCGGGATGAAGAACAAGAAAAAGAAATTCAAGTCAGTGCAGATGGGAGGGCCTTCAGGAGGCTGCATCCCTGAAAGCCATATTGATATCCCGGTCACATATGAAGACGTTGTCAAGACCGGCGCCATCATGGGTTCAGGCGGCATGGTCGTCATGGACGAAGACACCTGCATGGTGAGCACTGCAAAATTTTTCCTTGAATTCACCGCTGACGAATCCTGCGGCAAATGTACGCCGTGCAGAGTCGGCACGAGGGTAATGCTTGATATGCTCACCGACATCACGGAGGGCAGGGGAAAAGACGGTGACATTGAAACGCTTCAGGACCTGAGCAGGGACATTATTTTAACGTCTCTTTGCGGTCTCGGGCAGACAGCCCCAAACCCTGTCCTTTCGACGATCAGATATTTTAAAAATGAATATGAATCACACATCATTGACAACTGGTGCAAGACGGGCATATGCAGGAACCTCTGTTCCTTCCATATATTTGAAGACCTCTGCAAAGGATGCGGCGCATGTTTAAGAGGATGCCCACAGCAGGCGATCGTCGGCGAGAAGAAACAGCCCCACCGGATCATCCAGGAGCTCTGCATACAATGCAGGAACTGTTACGACACATGTAAGTTCGGATCAATAAAGATAGGCCCGAAAGGGTGCAAAGACATAAAAGCCATGCGCGAGCTTTTGGAGAAGGTTGAGAAAGTTGAGGAGGTCAAGGGATGATTAATCTGACCATTAACGGTAAAAAAATTACTGCTGAAGACGGAGCGACAATACTGCAGGCCGCGCTGAAAAACAATATTCATATACCCAACCTCTGCTACGACAAAAGGCTCAGGCCCTACGGCGGATGCAGGCTGTGCATAGTTGAGGTCGAGGGACAGGCGAGGCTCTTTGCGGCCTGTTCGTCCCCTGCTGAAAACGGCATGGTCGTCACCACGGACACGCCCAAACTCAGGAAGCTGCGCCAGACGGTCATCGAGCTGCTTTTAGTCCACCATCCGCTCGATTGTCCTGAATGCGACAAGGCGGGTGAATGCCAGCTGCAGGACCTTGCTTATGAATGCGGCAAGCCCGAAGCGCGTTTTTTAAGACACAGGAAAGAGGCCACGGCAGACGTCAGGGGGCCGTTGATCGAGTTGACCTCAAGAAGATGCATACTCTGCGGAAAGTGCGTGAGGATATGCGCTGAACACCAGGGAAGAGGCGCGCTCGGTTTGATCGGAAGAGGTTTTCCCACAGTCGTTCAGCCCGCCTTCGGTGAGATACTTGAATGCGATTACTGCGGGCAGTGCCTCGACATCTGTCCCACGGGGGCGATACTGAGCAAGCCTTATAAATTCACTTCGCGCTCGTGGTTCCTTGAAGAGAAGGACACCATCTGCCCGTTCTGCGGCGTCGGCTGCACCCTCACCATCGGCATCAGGGAAGGAAAGATACTGAGGTCCAGGGGAGAGGAAGGCAAAGGCGTCAATGACGGAAACCTCTGCGGAAGGGGCAGGTTCGGCATTGATTATATCTACAACGAAAAGCGCCTGAAAAAACCGTTAATTAAAAAGGGCGACGAACTGGTCCCTGTCTCATGGGAAGAGGCCTTGTCCTATATTTCAAACAAACTGAACGCTGTGATAAAAAATCACGGAGCGGCTTCAATAGGAGCCATCGGCTCTCCGAGATGCACCAACGAAGATAATTATGTCCTGCAAAAATTCATGAGGAAGGTAATCGGAACAAACAATATTGATTCCTCCGCCGCATTCGGCTACAACAAAGTGCAGAAGGCATGGGAAATGTCCTTCGGCGGGAAAAACCATCCCATAGACCTGAGATATCCTCTGGGCAAAGAGGCCATCCTTATAATCGAATCAAACATCAGCGTCACACACCCGGTGTACGGGCTTAACATCCTCCAGGCAAAAAGAGAAGGCGCTAAACTCATTGTCGCTGACTCAAGAGAGACAAAGCTGACAAAACACAGCACGCAGTGGCTCAGTATCAAGGACGGCACAGGCGTCGCCTTTTTAAACGGATTAATGAAAGTCATCATCGACAGGGAACTTTATGATAAAGACGCCGCGTCAAAGATATCAGGTTTCTCGTCTCTAAAATCAGCCTTGGCAAATTACACCCTTAAAAACGTCTCAGATATTACAGGCATCCCGGAAGATGAAATCATCTCTGCCGCAGAAACATTTGCAAAGGCAAAGAGCAGGATGGTCTCACTTACTGTCAGCGCGTCTGAAAACACAAAAGGCATGGACACAGTGCTTGCCGCCGCGAACCTCGTCAATCTTTTAGGTGACAGCCCTGAGGCCCTGCAAATTCCCGCGAACTACTCAAACAGCTACGGTCTCTACCAGATGGGCGTAAGGCCCTTCCAGCAGCCGCTGAACATGGGCGTCTTCGAGATGCTTTACAGTGAAGAGAGCTCGCTCAAGTCGCTGTATATCATGGGAGAAGACCCGGCAGTCACATTCCCCGACAGCGCAAAGATAATAAAGAGATTGAAGTCCCTTGATTTCCTCGTGGTGCAGGATATCTTCCTCACTGAAACCGCAAAGCTTGCAAACGTGGTGCTGCCCGCGTCAAGCTGGGCCGAAAAAGACGGGACCTTCATGAATGCAGAAGGCGTCCTGCAAAAAGTTTACAAACTGACAGACCCCGCAGGCGAATCATATCCGGACTGGATGATACTGAAAAATCTCGCCCTGACCATGGGCAAAGACGCGGGAGTCAAAAACCTGCAGGGTATCCAGGAGGAAATAAAATCTCTTATCTCAGCCCACGACCCGGCAGGGGAGAAAAAGACGTTCAACCCTGTAGAGTATAAACCTGGAGAGGACCCGAATCCTGATTATCCGCTGAAGCTTGTGATAAGGGATGTCCTTCAGCACTCAGGCAGCATGTCCACAAGCTCCAAATCACTCGACCTCGTTATCTCCGAGGCATTGCTTGAAATAAATGAGGAAGACGCAAAGAGGCACGGCATACTCGATAACAGTCATGTGAAGCTGGTCTCAAAACGCGGGTCCGTGTACCTGAAGGCCCAATATTCAGATGAAATTCCAGAAGGCACGGTCTTTGTGCCCACGCACTTCCCTTACGCAAAGATAAACGCTCTCACTCAGGCCTCCTCAAACGGCGAGCCGCCGATCATTGCGGTGAATGTCGAGGCTACGAAGTAGAGACTGCCGGACATCTTTCCAATGGTTGCAGAGGGCAAGGGCAGAGAGCATAGAGTTGAAAGCTCTACTCATCCCTGTGAACAGTTTCAGGTGAGAATGCAGGGCGACATACTGCGATATATTCCGCTCCTTCACTGCCTGGGGTGCTGTACTGCACCCATTCTCCACGGTGAACGATTACAGCCTCACCCGCATTTACATCTATGATTTTGTCTTTTGTTGTGACCCGAAGCATACCTCTGAGTACGAGTGTATATTCATCAAACTCAGGCTGCTGGCCGGGCTCGATCCAGCCGCCTGGGCTTTTCATCCTGGCGATGCTCAGGTCTTCTGTTCTGGAATTCACCCTTCCGAGATACTCTTCTATGATCTTCGGCTTGTTTCCCGCGGCAGTGATGACGGATGGTTTCCTGATCAATGTCGGCATCTGAAAATCCCTATGCTATTTGAGCTCAAAGTTTTCTATTGAAAGTATTCCGTTAGTGATATTCATGTTCCCGCTCAAAGCCGTGCTGCCGGTATTTGATGAATAATCGCAATTAAAACCGCCGACTAATATTACCGATTTATTAAGATTTAAGTTCGGGCTTTCCGTCAAGCTCACCGCCCTGCTCTGGACAGTCTCTCCGTCAGCGGCGGCATCATAAGCAGCCTGGAGGGTTGAATAATACGCGGGGATTATACGAAGTATCCTCACGGGCTGGTTTGGACAGGTCAGAGAATTTAAGGCGTTAAATGCATTCAACCTCCCGCCGGTCAGGACCTTGCCGGACAGAGATGTTTTAACATCAACATTATTCAGGACGGCATTCTTTATATCAATACCCGTAAGAGCAGGATTGAATGCCTTTATCAGTCCAGCAACACCCGATACATGAGGCGAGGCCATTGATGTCCCCTGGTAACTTGAATAACCATAGCCGCTGATACTGATCGATCTCCTGTCAAGTGTTACGTCATCAATATAAACCCCGTCGTTGTGATTGATAGGATCGGCAGACAATCCAAAGCCGAAATAAAAACTGCCGGACATGTCTGCCGCCGAAGTCAATCCGGTAGTCGAATCCGAAATAAAACTCCCGCTGGTGGTCCCGGTCCTGTAATCCACCCAGCCCCAGTTAATTCCATCCAGGGAATAATTGATGTCCAGATAATCAAAATTATTCTCAAGCACGCCCTTCCATTTAAATGAAAGCGTGTACAGGTTATCTTTTACTGATGCTATCGGGGTCATATAGCCGGCCCATGAACTTGTATTGCCACGATAGTTTTTGCCCGGACTGTCTTCAAGACTGTTAGTGCCGCCATAGCCTGTCCCGGTTGTTATTGCCCAGGTGGAATTCGTGCCTCCCCTGCTCCATCCAAGACGAGGAAGATTTCCGGACGTGCTATTAAAATTCTGGCTGAAGATCGTTAGAGGAGCGCCGTAGCTGAAAACAGGCACTGTGCTGTAAATGTTTACCCCGGGCGCTGCCAGGTCAACGGTGGAGGCCCCGTAATTTGAAAAATATGCAAGCGCGTCGTTGTGGTCGGTTGCCGCCACGGATATTATATTGGGGCTTGTGTAGCTTGCAGGATAAAAAAGGGTTGCATCATTATTTGTGCCGCTGTTTCCTGCTGCGCACACAACGACCGCGGGGGATGCGTCAATGGCGTCTTTCAACGCCTGGCTGTAACCCGTGCCGCCCCAGCTGTTGTTTATTACGTGGGCGCCTTTTGCATTTGCGTAAAGAATTGCAGAGACAGCATCCGCTGTAGTGCCGCTGCCGCCAACGCCAAGAAATCTCAGAGGCATAATCTTCGCATGCCACATGACGCCTGTTATTCCCAGGGCGTTATTTCCGGCTGCCGCTATTGTGCCCGCCACATGAGTGCCGTGAGCAGCGTAATCAGCAGGGTCATTGTCGTCGCCGATAAAATCCCATCCCCGGCAATCATCTATATAGCCATTGCCGTCGTTATCAATTCCATCGACGCAGCTTGTCTCCCCGGTGTTGGTCCAGATATTTGCGCTTAGATCAGGATGGTTATACGCAACGCCGGAGTCAACCACAGCTATCACAACACTGTTTGAACCCGTGGTAATGTCCCACGCCTCCGGGGCATCGATATCCGCATCTGAAGTCCCGCCCGTCTGCCCCGTATTATCAAGCCCCCACAGGTTGGTGAAATAAACATCATCGGGCATAACATCAGCGTGAACAATATAGTTCGGTTCAGCATATTCTATTTGCGGCTCAAGAAGATAATCTCTTAGCGCCTGCCTCAAAGAAACATTGCCAGGCGTCTTAACAAGCTGGAGCCCTCTTAAACCCCCGAATTCTTTTTTTATCATCACGCCGGTCCTTGAATGGACAAGGGAAGAGGCCTGCTTCAATACCAGGTTATCGGCGGCAACTTCGCCTTTAAACTTAATAATCATTTCCCCTTTAACATGTTCGGGGGACAAGAGGCGGTCAACTGCGGCATCAACATCAGCGGCATTGATATTTGCAGCCTCCGCTTTATTAAGCAAAAGAAAACAGGAATATATCAGGAAAGTGAAAATAAGTATAATAGGAGCGAGCTTTATTGCTTTTGTCATCGTGACTTTCCCGGCTCTATTGATGAATGAAACAAGAAATTGCGATAGTTTTATTATAAACCTTTCTTTTGAAAATCAACATGAAAAA
This genomic interval carries:
- a CDS encoding S8 family serine peptidase encodes the protein MTKAIKLAPIILIFTFLIYSCFLLLNKAEAANINAADVDAAVDRLLSPEHVKGEMIIKFKGEVAADNLVLKQASSLVHSRTGVMIKKEFGGLRGLQLVKTPGNVSLRQALRDYLLEPQIEYAEPNYIVHADVMPDDVYFTNLWGLDNTGQTGGTSDADIDAPEAWDITTGSNSVVIAVVDSGVAYNHPDLSANIWTNTGETSCVDGIDNDGNGYIDDCRGWDFIGDDNDPADYAAHGTHVAGTIAAAGNNALGITGVMWHAKIMPLRFLGVGGSGTTADAVSAILYANAKGAHVINNSWGGTGYSQALKDAIDASPAVVVCAAGNSGTNNDATLFYPASYTSPNIISVAATDHNDALAYFSNYGASTVDLAAPGVNIYSTVPVFSYGAPLTIFSQNFNSTSGNLPRLGWSRGGTNSTWAITTGTGYGGTNSLEDSPGKNYRGNTSSWAGYMTPIASVKDNLYTLSFKWKGVLENNFDYLDINYSLDGINWGWVDYRTGTTSGSFISDSTTGLTSAADMSGSFYFGFGLSADPINHNDGVYIDDVTLDRRSISISGYGYSSYQGTSMASPHVSGVAGLIKAFNPALTGIDIKNAVLNNVDVKTSLSGKVLTGGRLNAFNALNSLTCPNQPVRILRIIPAYYSTLQAAYDAAADGETVQSRAVSLTESPNLNLNKSVILVGGFNCDYSSNTGSTALSGNMNITNGILSIENFELK